A window from Pokkaliibacter sp. MBI-7 encodes these proteins:
- a CDS encoding aminoacyl-histidine dipeptidase: MLSQLTPTLLWAHFQTLCNTPRPSGHEATIRSKLIDWAERRQLQWQTDDAGNLLIRKPASAGRENRQSVVLQGHLDIVAQQNEGTGHDFTRDPIRTRIIDGWVHATGTTLGADNGMGVAAALAVLESDEIAHGPIEALFTIEEESSMRGALELQPGWLQSQLMLNLDSEDRGEVYVGCAGGMDVNVQGQFEQSPLPADWQVFQIDIKGLRGGHSGLDIDKGRGNANRLLVRLLIELGKDSSLRLASFSGGTLRNALPREAHAIIALPADEEDKLVQLISQLNSLYRAELMGVDEGVVISQRTASATQALTSDASRTLLNALNAAPHGVERMSPHFHNVVETSNNLGVVRLQDGQFECCLLVRSLRDQSTQVLADRIHSLFTLAGCQVQGENAYPGWTPNPHSQLLNLFQDVHQQVFSKPAEVKVIHAGLECGIIGATYPQMDMVSFGPIIRGAHSPDERVNIESVADYWKLLVALLEAVPARA, from the coding sequence ATGTTGAGCCAGTTGACCCCCACCCTGCTCTGGGCCCATTTTCAGACCCTCTGTAATACCCCACGCCCCTCAGGCCATGAAGCCACCATCCGCAGCAAACTGATCGACTGGGCCGAGCGCCGTCAGTTGCAGTGGCAGACGGATGACGCCGGCAATCTGCTGATCCGCAAACCTGCCAGTGCAGGTAGGGAAAACCGCCAGAGTGTGGTGCTGCAGGGCCATCTGGACATCGTGGCCCAGCAGAATGAGGGCACTGGCCACGACTTCACCCGCGACCCCATTCGCACCCGCATTATCGATGGCTGGGTGCATGCCACCGGTACCACCCTTGGCGCCGATAACGGCATGGGTGTCGCCGCTGCGCTGGCAGTGCTGGAAAGCGACGAGATTGCGCACGGCCCTATCGAAGCCCTGTTTACCATCGAAGAAGAAAGCAGCATGCGCGGTGCACTGGAGCTGCAACCGGGCTGGCTGCAAAGTCAGCTGATGCTCAACCTCGACTCAGAAGACCGGGGCGAAGTGTACGTCGGCTGCGCCGGTGGCATGGACGTCAATGTCCAGGGTCAGTTCGAGCAAAGCCCCCTGCCGGCGGACTGGCAGGTATTCCAGATCGATATCAAAGGCCTGCGCGGTGGCCACTCCGGCCTCGATATCGACAAGGGCCGCGGCAATGCCAACCGCCTGCTGGTGCGCCTGCTGATCGAACTGGGCAAAGACAGCTCGTTGCGACTGGCCAGCTTCAGTGGTGGCACCCTGCGTAATGCCCTGCCTCGTGAAGCCCATGCCATCATCGCTCTGCCAGCCGATGAAGAAGACAAACTGGTGCAGCTGATCAGTCAGCTGAACAGCCTCTACCGGGCTGAACTGATGGGCGTGGACGAAGGCGTAGTCATCAGCCAGCGTACCGCCAGCGCCACTCAGGCCCTGACCAGTGATGCCAGCCGTACCCTGCTCAATGCACTTAACGCCGCACCACACGGTGTGGAGCGCATGAGCCCGCACTTCCATAATGTGGTGGAAACCTCCAATAACCTCGGCGTAGTGCGCCTGCAGGACGGCCAGTTTGAATGCTGCCTGCTGGTGCGCTCTCTGCGCGATCAGTCCACTCAGGTACTGGCCGACCGCATCCACAGCCTGTTCACCCTCGCAGGCTGTCAGGTACAGGGCGAAAACGCCTATCCCGGCTGGACCCCCAACCCGCACTCGCAGCTGCTGAACCTGTTTCAGGACGTGCACCAGCAGGTGTTCAGCAAGCCCGCCGAGGTCAAGGTGATTCACGCCGGCCTTGAGTGCGGCATCATCGGCGCGACTTACCCGCAGATGGATATGGTGTCTTTTGGTCCGATCATTCGCGGTGCTCACTCACCGGATGAACGGGTCAACATCGAGTCGGTTGCCGACTACTGGAAACTGCTGGTCGCCCTGCTGGAAGCTGTTCCCGCCCGCGCCTGA
- a CDS encoding GGDEF domain-containing protein produces the protein MDWLDIPTLTFVAQFASIISLAVFIYLWRNNPGSRAFSWLAGSSLCMSLGIFLILGLRFLPAAFCIIAGNASLMYSGVMLAHGTRQLYLRPLCWLYWLTPLPMLLATGYFTLITPDVGARVVTYSATVVIITGYFAYELRRPLHPRGSSARFVLLTVASIDIAVNLLRVWLTLAAPQQHGLLTSVGSNATALAFLNGLLYLSLLPLGFMMLHDERLQLHLQHQADHDDLTQLLSRRAFMEHAEQVISDARQRKHSATLAIIDLDWFKQINDGYGHLAGDYVLAFFARMLLRETHGSPAITGRIGGEEFAVLWPGLTARETSIHLYRLQNSLKSSPMEWDGIPISLTFSSGLAELNDNQQKFDTLYRHADAQLYLAKENGRDCLFGV, from the coding sequence CTCCCGCGCTTTCTCATGGCTGGCCGGCAGCAGTCTGTGCATGTCACTGGGCATTTTTCTGATTCTGGGATTACGCTTCCTGCCCGCCGCCTTCTGTATCATCGCCGGTAATGCCAGCCTGATGTACAGCGGCGTCATGCTGGCCCACGGCACACGTCAGCTGTACCTGCGCCCCCTGTGCTGGCTGTACTGGCTGACGCCACTGCCGATGCTGCTGGCCACCGGCTATTTCACCCTGATTACACCTGATGTCGGTGCGCGGGTGGTGACCTACAGTGCGACCGTGGTCATTATCACCGGCTACTTTGCTTATGAACTGCGCCGCCCTCTGCACCCCCGGGGCAGCAGCGCCCGCTTTGTCCTGCTGACCGTGGCCAGTATCGACATTGCTGTCAATCTGCTGCGGGTCTGGCTGACGCTGGCCGCGCCTCAGCAGCACGGGCTGCTCACCAGTGTTGGCAGCAATGCTACGGCGCTGGCCTTTCTCAACGGCTTGCTGTATCTGTCACTGCTGCCGCTGGGTTTCATGATGCTGCATGACGAGCGCCTGCAGCTGCATCTGCAGCATCAGGCTGACCACGACGACCTGACCCAGCTGCTCAGCCGCCGGGCGTTCATGGAGCATGCAGAACAGGTCATCAGCGATGCCCGGCAGCGTAAACACAGCGCCACGCTGGCCATTATTGATCTGGACTGGTTTAAGCAGATTAACGATGGCTATGGCCATCTGGCAGGGGATTACGTACTGGCTTTTTTTGCCCGTATGCTGCTGCGTGAAACCCACGGCAGCCCGGCCATCACAGGCCGTATCGGCGGCGAAGAATTCGCTGTGCTGTGGCCGGGGCTGACGGCCAGGGAAACGAGTATTCACCTGTACCGACTGCAAAACAGCCTGAAATCGTCGCCCATGGAGTGGGATGGCATACCCATTAGTCTGACTTTCAGCTCTGGGCTCGCAGAACTGAACGACAATCAGCAAAAATTTGATACTCTATACCGCCATGCCGATGCGCAGCTGTATCTCGCCAAGGAAAACGGTCGGGACTGTCTGTTCGGCGTGTGA